One Fundulus heteroclitus isolate FHET01 chromosome 11, MU-UCD_Fhet_4.1, whole genome shotgun sequence DNA segment encodes these proteins:
- the ltn1 gene encoding E3 ubiquitin-protein ligase listerin: MGGKNKQRTKGNVRPSSSGRAAEVLAREGGAIPGFVGFDTTVTPELSYVPAVHGAEEIDNLVDADFRLVLRKLSKRDVVTRLKAVQDFGAMCQERDAEEVKGVLPYWPRIYCKISVDHDRRIREATQQAFEQLVLKVRRSLAPFLKSLMGHWILSQCDTYTPAASAACQAFQASFSPAKQPEALGFCKDEILNVLQDILLKETADTLSDPQSVTGEEREAKYVRMLTSSMLGVKRLLSLLLQNDRAALEQKLGLLVNSGKFWKYSKHKSPQVRGAFFETMCALCEFTPDLVQSEAARLCPAVLLSIDDTDPVVLPHVWEAVLHVVSKIPDCWTHVNAKKGFLPKLWALLREGGKGLAKGLHPNLMPLLSKLPPQVTDPRLDFYTTFYTAFLQGLSSERAASSPSESAVIVTSFVECLRYCILQNTGDEQSQEKMRNMLVSQQLLPLIEKAIRNPSLQNGPLFPLVTDMLISWEKRAGLHGKVEENDSKDVFKTLLADFWEELGLLCVRVVDDEDVDPQALEGVAMLLQVMRFPERASKKQTQKKKSVRVCLSKAEEDEKSVIQGEGVEKLAQTASEPASEKAFESLQTQHFEDAVCQLAQLCLVHVNEKNSEKHLVFLSLLLQSFHTPRVFSTLLEFDENPPGDDKWTDEKNPAVQFLLKRAVVWLAEMGYGETEHLVEMVFSSLSCCSQEETTQILNHVTMMGLQWGIILQIIQRACKDAETRASCRDWLKGSILGEHLLGLTEELCDAGRCSSSSKTRTSNHSWTLISLVLSQNNNNESLIGEVYMEKMLEKLHTTLSETKSLSDAGNMEPLISFICDVASSFFSSVQDCLLLLSAEELLLTVFQLTAQDQRHTHLSGSLLDKLKKVCVAGVRSLVQHCECEVRAGGFLHSAAVWVMKQLLTISLDIQSLQVLVGAVQSLVETVASVGDQASSILGQFFALLTPSQTEWTRIRHALSPQWVKSPLLSNRHRGVCEKPSKDMWKSRESNRLPAHLCVCAVLGRVAQTAAALPCGLKEEPCPSTLPNLTSTVSELLYALQWCKEVDYRPAVASAYRNLLADWGLSGGLHSNVPMKSLLETLYSRSVTDGGLWSLTLENYIQTNDLAANRSGALRRLYNGAESLFPVSLSKLSTLQVLCPLMTEEDRDTLITLATAGIINWQENEGVYGCLAVLLCCLNANTQVEEEVVQAILATVMEWRNSREDWFLFSCDLSETTSEQLNLNVEMIRFLTWLVSHCPALLGGNQWDFLLCSMLAWLETASENVSSLWNPWVQLFVCENAALIVALNQFFASSPCDVLERLPTELAGEWRDFFVEGIYNLLLPLPVHITEAFPEPDDPVFPMAVLQSLCLALTYIPVQQLNQNSLPPRFIADQKTNLPESLQTLLNTLCPLLLFKARPLQITVHHMLEKVMPQLPECDGEGDNNKSDDDRDEPCLSPPAALMAILSTCEELCDSILAAVQVGEFAVVQPLSVEYSCILAYLLAWKLLLTFFKSSPSHLRAHYAQYLKRSCSLNKLLLHLFKLMPENPICPGQGSETKESKTFFTESLRLTVDKNVGVDWELPHLACSVYYSTVQDLPAMVRLWWNSQEKRVSSAVEKFTSKYVSPVLSAQEISSVHDSTQMFDSMTVKARSAAREVIATYSVDDIFIELVIQLPQNYPLGSITVESGRRVGVAVQQWRNWMLQLSTYLTHQNGSIMEGLALWKNNVDKRFEGIEDCMICFSVIHGSNYSLPKKACRTCKKKFHSACLYKWFTSSNKSTCPLCRETFF; the protein is encoded by the exons ATGGGGGGTAAGAACAAACAGCGAACAAAGGGGAACGTTCGG CCGTCCAGCAGCGGCCGAGCTGCCGAGGTTCTGGCCAGGGAAGGTGGCGCCATCCCGGGCTTCGTTGGCTTCGACACCACGGTCACCCCTGAGCTTAGTTACGTCCCAGCTGTCCACGGAGCGGAGGAAATAGACAACTTGGTGGATGCTGATTTCCGCCTGGTGCTGAGGAAACTCTCAAAGAGGGATGTGGTCACCAGGCTGAAA GCTGTGCAGGATTTTGGGGCCATGTGTCAGGAACGGGATGCAGAAGAGGTGAAAGGAGTTCTGCCATACTGGCCGAGGATTTACTGCAAGATATCAGTG GATCATGACCGCCGCATCCGGGAGGCCACTCAGCAAGCCTTTGAACAGCTGGTGCTAAAAGTGCGTCGCAGCCTGGCCCCCTTTCTGAAGAGTTTGATGGGCCACTGGATTCTGTCGCAGTGTGACACCTACACGCCTGCAGCCTCTGCAGCATGCCAGGCCTTTCAGGCGTCGTTCTCCCCGGCTAAACAGCCTGAGGCTCTCGGCTTCTGCAAGGATGAGATCCTTAAT GTGCTTCAGGacattttattaaaggaaacTGCAGACACTCTCAGTGATCcaca AAGTGTgacaggagaggagagggaggcCAAATATGTCCGCATGCTGACCAGTTCCATGTTGGGGGTGAAGAGACTGCTTTCCTTGCTGCTTCAGAATGACAGGGCAGCATTGGAGCAAAAACTTGGTCTCCTGGTTAACTCTGGCAAGTTCTGGAAATACAGCAAGCACAAGAGCCCACAG GTCAGAGGAGCCTTCTTTGAGACGATGTGTGCTCTGTGCGAATTCACACCAGACCTGGTCCAGAGCGAAGCAGCCCGACTCTGCCCTGCTGTTCTGCTCAGTATCGACGACACAGATCCTGTTGTGCTTCCTCACGTGTGGGAGGCCGTTCTTCACGTTGTGTCCAAGATCCCT GATTGTTGGACGCATGTAAACGCCAAGAAAGGCTTCCTTCCTAAACTCTGGGCTCTGTTAAGAGAAGGAGGTAAAGGCTTGGCTAAAGGACTCCATCCAAATCTGATGCCTCTCCTCAGCAAGCTGCCGCCGCAGGTCACCGATCCCCGCCTGGACTTCTACACCACTTTCTACACCGCATTCCTGCAAGg TCTGTCCAGTGAGCGCGCAGCGTCGAGCCCGTCAGAAAGCGCGGTCATAGTGACGTCTTTCGTCGAGTGCTTGAGGTACTGCATCCTGCAGAACACAGGAGACGAGCAGTCTCAGGAGAAAATGAGGAACATGCTCGTTTCCCAGCAG ctcCTGCCTTTAATAGAAAAGGCCATTAGAAATCCCTCCCTTCAGAACGGCCCTCTTTTCCCGCTGGTCACCGACATGCTCATTTCCTGGGAGAAGAGGGCGGGTCTGCACGGGAAAGTGGAGGAAAACGACAGCAAAGATGTCTTCAAGACACTTTTAGCGGACTTCTGGGAGGAACTCGGTCTTCTGTGTGTGCGCGTTGTTGACGACGAGGACGTGGATCCTCAGGCTTTGGAAGGCGTTGCCATGTTgctgcag GTTATGCGTTTTCCTGAGAGAGCAAGCAAGAAACAAACCCAGAAGAAGAAATCGGTCCGGGTGTGTCTCTCAAAGGCAGAGGAGGATGAGAAATCAGTGATTCAGGGGGAGGGAGTTGAAAAGCTGGCGCAGACGGCGTCGGAGCCTGCGAGCGAGAAGGCGTTCGAGTCCCTGCAGACGCAGCATTTTGAAGACGCCGTGTGCCAGCTGGCCCAGCTGTGTCTGGTGCACGTGAATGAGAAAAACTCAGAGAAgcatcttgtttttctgtccctCCTTCTGCAGTCCTTTCACACGCCCAGGGTCTTCAGC ACCTTACTTGAATTTGATGAAAATCCACCTGGAGATGATAAATGGACGGATGAGAAAAACCCAGCGGTGCAGTTCCTGCTGAAGCGGGCGGTCGTGTGGCTGGCTGAGATGGGCTACGGTGAGACCGAGCACCTGGTGGAGATGGTTTTCAGCTCCCTGTCCTGCTGCAGCCAGGAGGAGACCACACAAATTCTCAATCATGTCACCATG ATGGGTTTGCAGTGGGGAATTATCCTGCAGATTATTCAGAGG GCATGTAAAGATGCTGAGACACGCGCAAGCTGCAGGGATTGGCTGAAAGGTTCGATTCTTGGCGAGCACCTCCTGGGACTGACTGAGGAGCTCTGCGACGCCGGCCGCTGCTCCTCGTCGTCCAAAACTCGGACAAGCAACCACAGCTGGACGCTTATCAGCCTTGTTCTCTCtcagaacaacaacaacg AGTCTTTAATAGGCGAGGTATACATGGAGAAAATGCTCGAGAAGCTCCACACCACCCTGTCCGAGACCAAGAGTCTGTCGGACGCAGGCAACATGGAGCCACTCATCTCCTTCATCTGCGACGTGGCTTCCTCTTTCTTCTCCTCCGTGCAGGACTGTCTTCTGCTCCTCTCGGCTGAGGAGCTCCTGCTCACAGTCTTCCAGCTGACTGCTCAGGATCAGAGACACactcacctctctg GATCCCTGTTGGATAAGCTGAAGAAAGTGTGTGTAGCAGGGGTCAGGTCCCTGGTGCAACACTGTGAATGTGAGGTCAGGGCGGGCGGTTTCCTGCACAGCGCAGCCGTCTGGGTTATGAAGCAGCTGCTGACCATCTCCCTAGATATTCAAAG ctTGCAGGTTCTAGTCGGAGCCGTTCAAAGCTTGGTGGAAACGGTCGCCTCCGTTGGCGACCAAGCGTCCTCCATCCTCGGCCAGTTCTTTGCTCTTTTGACACCGAGCCAGACCGAGTGGACCAGAATCAGACACGCCCTGTCTCCTCAG TGGGTCAAATCTCCTTTACTGTCCAACCGTCACAGAGGAGTTTGTGAAAAACCCTCAAAGGACATGTGGAAGTCGAGGGAGTCGAACAGGCTGCCTGCTCACCTCTGTGTGTGCGCCGTTCTGGGCAGAGTGGCCCAGACTGCTGCAGCTTTACCTTGTGGCCTAAAAGAGGAGCCGTGTCCCTCGACCCTCCCGAACCTTACAAGCACAG TTTCAGAACTGCTGTATGCGCTGCAGTGGTGTAAGGAGGTTGACTACAGACCCGCAGTAGCATCTGCTTATCGCAACCTGTTGGCTGATTGGGGACTGTCAGGTGGACTCCATAGTAACGTTCCAATGAAATCTCTGCTAGAGACCCTCTACTCAAG GTCAGTGACCGATGGAGGTTTGTGGTCCCTGACTCTAGAAAACTACATCCAGACCAACGACTTGGCAGCCAATCGCAGTGGAGCTCTAAGAAGACTTTATAATGGTGCAGAAAG TCTTTTCCCGGTGTCTCTGAGCAAACTGAGCACGCTCCAGGTGCTCTGCCCACTGATGACGGAAGAAGACAGAGACACTCTGATTACTTTGGCGACTGCTGGAATAATCAACTGGCAAGAGAACGAAG GAGTTTATGGCTGCCTGGCAGTGCTGCTGTGCTGCCTCAACGCCAACACACAGGTAGAGGAGGAGGTGGTTCAGGCGATCCTCGCCACTGTGATGGAGTGGAGAAACAGCAGGGAGGATTGGTTTCTCTTTAGCTG TGACCTGTCTGAAACGACATCTGAACAGCTGAACCTCAACGTGGAGATGATTCGGTTCCTGACTTGGCTGGTGTCTCATTGTCCAGCTCTCCTTGGGGGCAACCAGTGGGACTTCTTGCTCTGCTCCATGTTGGCCTGGTTGGAG ACTGCCAGTGAGAACGTGAGCAGCCTGTGGAACCCGTGGGTGCAGCTGTTCGTGTGCGAGAACGCCGCACTGATCGTCGCACTGAACCAGTTCTTCGCGTCTTCGCCTTGCGACGTTCTGGAGAGGCTGCCGACAGAGCTGGCTGGCGAATGGAGAGACTTCTTCGTAGAGGGAATCTACAACCTCCTGTTGCCCCTGCCAGTCCACATCACTG AGGCCTTTCCTGAACCGGATGACCCTGTGTTCCCCATGGCCGTGCTCCAGTCGCTTTGTTTGGCTCTGACGTATATTCCAGTGCAGCAACTGAACCAAAACTCCTTGCCGCCACGCTTCATAGCGGACCAAAAGACGAACCTGCCCGAGTCCCTGCAGACGCTCCTGAACACCCTGTGTCCCCTGCTGCTGTTTAAGGCCAGGCCTTTGCAGATAACCGTTCACCACATGCTGGAAAA GGTGATGCCACAGCTTCCTGAGTGTGATGGAGAAGGTGATAACAACAAGTCTGATGACGACAGAGACGAGCCGTGTCT ATCTCCCCCGGCGGCGCTCATGGCCATCCTGTCGACCTGTGAAGAGCTGTGCGACAGCATCCTGGCAGCGGTTCAGGTGGGAGAGTTCGCCGTGGTCCAACCTCTCAGCGTGGAGTACTCCTGCATCCTGGCTTACCTTCTCGCATGGAAGCTGCTCCTTACTTTTTTCAAATCCTCCCCCTCCCAT ctgCGTGCCCATTATGCTCAGTATCTTAAGAGAAGCTGCTCCCTGAAcaagctgctcctccatctctTCAAACTGATGCCGGAGAACCCAATTTGCCCGGGCCAGGGGTCGGAGACCAAGGAGAGTAAAACGTTCTTTACAGAGAGCCTCCGTCTTACAGTTGACA AGAATGTCGGCGTTGACTGGGAGCTCCCCCACCTGGCCTGCAGCGTGTACTACAGCACGGTGCAGGACCTGCCTGCCATGGTGCGTTTGTGGTGGAACAGCCAGGAGAAGAGAGTGAGCTCTGCGGTGGAGAAGTTCACCAGTAAATACGTCAGTCCTGTTCTGTCAGCCCAGGAGATCTCCTCCGTCCACGACAGCACGCAGATGTTTGACAGCATGACT